Below is a window of Fervidobacterium pennivorans DSM 9078 DNA.
GGGCCACTTTCTATCGTTATCGTTACTTCATCGCCATCTGGATCCGTAACTTTGTCTTCTAATGCGTAATTCAGAGATTCACCTTTTTGTATTTGAATACCATCCTCAGGCAAGTTCCATACAGGAGCACTGTTTGGCAAAGGATTAACTGTGACTACCAACGTAGCATAGGATTCTCCACCCTTACCATCGCTTGCTTTCAATGTAAAAGTAAATGTTTCAGAACTGGTTGGAGTGAATTTGAATGTCTTGTTCGTGATCATAGCTCCGTATGTTTCTCCAACGATAGTTATCGTTACTGGGTCACCATCTGGGTCGCTTACTTCACTCGAGAGGTCAAACGTCAGTTCTTGACCAACCCTGGCTGTCTTTGTGTAAGAATAGTTCTTCCACACCGGTGGTTTGTTGAACAAGTTACCTACCTGCTCACACCCACTCAGTGTGAGAATGAGCAAAAGTACCAAGCCGATGGCTAAAAATGCCGCTTTCTTCACCTTAATCCCCCCTCTTTTGAGATGTGGTATTGCGAGCTAAACTTGAAATTTTAAAAGCCCCCCTACAAAACGGCACGTGATGGCATATTAAATTATACAATTTTTTGTAAAGCAATGTCAACATCGTCAGAAATCCAACTATGCCTTAAAAATCCTTGCGTTTAAGAAATTCTTTCAACAAAGCAATGGTATGTTCGTAATCTTTCTTGCTAATCACGGAAACAGGCGAGTGAATATACCTTGCCGGGACGGAAACAACACCCGCCGGAATACCCGTGAGCGCGTATCTTCTTGCGTTTGTACCACCAACAGTGCGCATTTTGTACTGGAATGGTATGTTGAACTGCTTTGCTGTTTCGATAAGCTTTTCAAATATTGCCTGATGAACCACATATCCGCTGTGCATAAATGTGATAGCTGGTCCATCACCAAGGTGTGTTGACCACAGTTGTTTCTCGAGTTCCGGGTCATCTCCACTTGTTGTTGTCTCAACAGCAATAGCAATATCTGCTTTGAGTTGTTCGGCGATTATCGCAGGTCCTCTTAGCCCTGTCTCTTCTTGGACTGTAAAGGCAAAGTATATATCGTTTTGTGTTTCGATATTCTCATCAATTAAGTCCATCAACACACTGCATCCACACCTATCATCCAACGCTTTTGCGATGATAAAGCCTCCTTGCTCTTCGTAAGGTGTGATAAATGAAACATAGTCTCCTATTTTAACTTGCTTTTCAGCTTCCGCTTTTGATTTCGCTCCTATGTCGATTT
It encodes the following:
- a CDS encoding M42 family metallopeptidase produces the protein MFKYLKELTEISGPSGNEDAVREYIKEKISGKVDEIFIDRMGNLIAFKKGKGNGKKILLDAHMDEVGFIVTNINEDGTLSFAPVGGVDTRVIIGKKVKIGKDVVGIIGYKAIHLQKDGYMNAPKYSELKIDIGAKSKAEAEKQVKIGDYVSFITPYEEQGGFIIAKALDDRCGCSVLMDLIDENIETQNDIYFAFTVQEETGLRGPAIIAEQLKADIAIAVETTTSGDDPELEKQLWSTHLGDGPAITFMHSGYVVHQAIFEKLIETAKQFNIPFQYKMRTVGGTNARRYALTGIPAGVVSVPARYIHSPVSVISKKDYEHTIALLKEFLKRKDF